The Balneola vulgaris DSM 17893 DNA window TCTGTAAATGTATTTAGCGAAAAGACTCTTTGTTCACTTTCTTTATAGAGTTGGAAAGTTGGAATTACATTGAGGTTGAAAATTCGATTTGAAACATCATTCTCATTATTTGAAATGGTAGGATTATCATTTATTTCCTTGCTCCAACTATACCTTCCATTTGTGCCTATACTACCCGTTCTAATAGAAAAATTTGTATACCCCCAATCTGGAAGCCTATAATCCAGCAAATATTGAAAGTCATCCGGATTTGTAAAGCCCGTACTTACTTGAGCTTTGATTGGAATTGAACTTATAATTACTAACCCAATGATTGATAGTAGCTTTTTATACATGCTATGTGTCCCCTTTTATTAACGATTTAAACAAATATGATTTTACACGTTCTAACATTTTATAGCATATCAATGTGATAAAAATCCTTCCCCATCTGCTATTAAGTCAGCCCATTTTTTTGGCACGATTTTGGACTTAAGCCTTATGGAATTAATATAAAGGACGGATTATGAATTTGAACAAATACACATTAAAAGCTCAAGAGACTATTCAGCAAGCCTTGGAACTTGCTCAATCTTTGAATAATCAAGCCCTCGAACCGGCTCATATTTTAAAAGCCTTTTTGGTAGACAACGACAATGTTGTGGTTACACTTCTAAATAAGCTAGGAGCTAATGTAACTAGCGTGGAGCAAGTTGTAGATGCTGAGTTACAACGACTTCCCAAAGTTCAAGGTGCATCAGTATCAGGGCAGTACTTATCAGTTACTTCTAAAGAAGCTTTTGATAAAGCTCAAAAAGAAGCTACAGCATTAGGCGATGAATATATTAGCTCTGAACACATTCTAATAGGGATGTCTGAGACAAAATCAGCTATTGGCTCGCTCTTAAAAGACCAAGGCTGTACAAAAGAAAACATCCTGAAGGTTCTAAAAGAAGTTAGGGGAAATCAGACCGTAGATGATCCCAACGCTGAAAGTAGATATGCTGCTCTAAAAAAATATGCTCGTGATTTAAACGAACTGGCTGAAAAGAACAAATTAGACCCTGTAATTGGTCGCGACCAAGAAATACGGAGAGTGATGCAAATTCTTACTCGCCGCACAAAGAATAACCCGGTTTTAATTGGTGAACCTGGTGTTGGTAAAACAGCAATTGCCGAAGGTATGGCGTTGCGAATTGTACGAGGAGATGTACCTGAAGGCTTAAAATCTAAACGAATTGTAGCCTTAGATATGGGCGCGTTGGTGGCAGGAACAAAGTTTAGAGGCGAATTTGAAGAGCGACTCAAAGCAGTAGTAAAGGAAGTCACTGATTCGGATGGTGAACTCATTCTCTTTATTGACGAGATTCACACCTTAGTTGGTGCAGGTGCTACAGAAGGTGCCATGGATGCGGCTAATATTCTAAAGCCAGCTCTTGCTCGTGGAGAAATGCATGCCATCGGTGCTACTACCTTAGATGAGTATCGAAAGTACATTGAGAAAGACAAAGCTCTTGAACGCCGCTTACAAACCGTTTTAGTTGGTGAGCCTTCCATTGAAGACACCGTTTCTATTCTTCGTGGACTTCAAGAGCGCTACGAAGTTCATCATGGGGTTCGTATTACTGATTCCGCTATTGTAGCTGCTGCTGAACTCTCTCATCGATATATAGCTGATCGTTTTTTACCCGATAAAGCTATCGATTTAATAGACGAATCAGCATCACGGTTAAGGCTGCAAATTGATTCTCTTCCTGAAGAGCTAGATGGCATCGAACGCCAAATTAGGCAGCTCGAAATTGAGCGTGAGGCTTTAAAGCGTGAAAAAGATAAGGGCAAAATTAAAGGGATTGAGAAAGAGCTTGCGGACCTTGAAGAGCAACGAAGTACTATGCGTGTTCAATGGGAACAGGAAAGAGATACTATTCAAAGAGCACGTGAACTTAAGCAAGCCATCGAAACCAGCCGTAACGAAGCCGATAAAGCGGAACGCCAAGGCAATTATGAAAAAGTAGCTGAGTTACGATATGGCACCATCACACAATTGGAAAAAGACCTCGAGCAAACCAAAGCAAAGCTCGACGAAATGCAAAATTCCAAAGCACTACTCAAAGAAGAGGTAGATGCTGAAGATATCGCAGACATCGTGGCACGCTGGACGGGTATCCCAGTTAAACGCATGCTTCAAAGTGAACGCCAAAAATTACTCCTTCTTGAAGAAGAGTTACACAAACGAGTAATAGGCCAAGATAACGCTATTGAAGCAGTATCAAACGCCGTGCGCCGCTCACGCGCTGGTTTACAAGATGAAGAACGACCCATAGGCTCTTTCTTTTTCTTGGGATCTACAGGTGTTGGTAAAACTGAGTTAGCCCGTTCATTAGCAGAATTCTTATTCAATGATCAGAATGCGATGATTCGCATCGATATGAGTGAATACATGGAAAAGCATAGTGTAAGCCGATTGGTTGGAGCGCCTCCAGGCTATGTAGGCTATGATGAAGGTGGACAGTTAACCGAAGCTGTGCGCCGTCATCCATATTCTGTTGTGCTACTTGATGAAATTGAAAAGGCACATCCAGATGTGTTTAACATCCTACTACAAGTATTAGATGAAGGCCGATTAACCGACAACAAAGGCGTTACGGTCGACTTCAAGAATACTATAATCATCATGACTAGTAATATCGGTTCACATCTCATTGTGAATGAAATGGAGAAATCAGGTGGTGAGCTTGATGAGGAACAGTATGCAAAACTACAAGAGCAGTTAATAGACCAACTCAAGAAAACTATACGTCCAGAGTTCCTAAACCGTGTGGATGATACGATTGTATTCCACCCCCTTGGAAAGTCGCATATTCGATCAATTGTAGACATACAATTAAGACGTGTGCATCAACTTTTAGCCAAGAATAAAGTGACGCTTCATATACCTGAAGGGGTAAAGGATTGGTTAGCTATAAGAGGTTACGATCCTGTATACGGTGCTCGTCCTCTAAAACGTGTGATTCAACAGAACATCACCAATAAACTAGCCACACAGCTAATTATGCGTGATTCAGATGAACCCATAGAATATGAAGCTACCATTAATGCGGCAAAAGACGGAATTGATTTCGCAGAAGTGGTGAATGATCCGGAGAAGTGGGCAGAAGAAAAATCAAAATGAGCTGATATTTTACTTTGAGTAAAGCTTTAAAGGGATAGAAATTTCGTTTCTATCCCTATTTTTTTGTCGATGATTGCCCAAATAACTTAGAAGAAGTCATCCCTACCCCAATTACAACCAAACTTCCTACTAGGGTATATAGAGGCCATGCGATTGCGAGACCTTCGCCTGGAAGAATATTCTGTACTGGCCCTTTTACTAAGAAGAGTAGCACCACTAAGCCAGTAAAAAAACCAATCACAGCATCTTTCGAGTTAGCTTTTGAGGACAGCATCCCTAAACCAAAAGCTCCTAATAACCCACCATAGGTGTACGAAGCAATACCTAACCCGAGCTCAACTACCGTTGGCCTCTCACCCGCTTGCAGTTGAAGTACCGCAAATAGAAATGCAGAACCTGTTAAGATTACGCCCCAAACTAATGTGATAATACGAGACGTCTTTAAATCATCCGCATCGGTGTTCTGTTTACCGAAGTACGGCTTATACAGGTCGTAGGTAGTTGCAGATGCTAACGAATTTAACGATGAACTAAGGCTACTCATGGCTGCAGCAAAGAGTGCCGCTACGATTAAGCCAGAAATACCTGCGGGAAGCTGCTCTACTATAAATTTCGCGAAAATCTCATCATTGGTAGCCAAGCCAAGCTCGGTAAATGTCACGCCTTCATAGAAAGCGAATAGCATTAAACCTACTACTAAAAATAGCGCAAATTGAAACATCACTACCAATCCGCTCCACATCAATGCCTTTTGGCCTGACTTTAAATTACCCGTCGCCAGTAATCGCTGAACTAATAACTGATCGGTTCCATGCGAAGCTAACGAGAACACCGCGCCCCCTATCACAGCCGTTATTATCGTATATGGCTGCGCGATGAAATCGGCAAAACTTAAGTCAAAGCCGGTTCTAAAAATCTGGAATTTATTCCCTTCCTCTGCGAAGGCACTTACGGTATTCCAACCATCAGGTAGTTTATTGAGTAACACAAACATCGCGATTACTGCACCCCCTAAGTATATTCCCATCTGAACTACATCCATCCATACAACTGCTTTAATTCCCCCAAAAAAGGTGTAAACCAAGGTGATTACAGAAATCACAGATATAGAAAGGAGATATAGTTCTAAATCGCCCCAGCCAATGAATGCACCGCCTAATCGAAGTATAATAGCTAGTGGTATAGCCGTTGCAAACAAACGAACTCCATCCGCCAATAATCGTGTAACCATAAAAGTAGAACTGGTCACATTACGCATGGTAGCTCCAAATCGTTTTTCCAAGAACTGATAGGCTGTATACATCTCGCCTTCATAGTATTTTGGAAGGAATAGCAGTGCTACTACTATTCTACCAAGGGCATATCCAATTGTGATTTGAAGAAAAGTGAGGTTCCCGCCATAAGCTACGGCAGGTATACTTATAAAGGTAAGAGTACTAGTTTCTGTGGCCACTACTGAAAATAAAACTGCCCACCACGGGATGCCTTCTCCTCCTAAAAAATAATCTCTTGTTGAAGTCTGCTTGCCAGATGCTCGCAATCCTAAAACAGCAATTCCTATCAGATATAATACTAAAACGGTGTAATCAAGTAGCGTAAATCCTGTGGTCATGAATATGTAATCAGATCAAATGTTTTGCATCAATTCTTTGGTTTCCTACTTCGGTATTGTACACTCTACAATTAAAACCTTTTTGAATTCCATAAGCCCCATAGGCTCCATTTTTATTGAGAGCAATATATCCTACTTGAGTGTTTTTTAAACTTCGATTTTCTCTTTTATTCCTATCAACTATTCTTTGAGCTGCTTCCTTACAGGCTTCTTCTGGGGTGCTTCCTTGTCTCATAAGTTCCACGATCAAAGCACTACCTGCTGTTTTCACAACTTCTTCCCCTAAGCCTGTTGCGCACGCTGCACCTACTTCTGGGTCAATAAATAGACCTGCCCCTATGATAGGTGAATCTCCAACTCTACCGTGCATTTTCCAAGCCGCACCACTTGTAGTACAAGCGCCACTAAGTCTGCCTTCTTTATCTAAGGCGAGCATCCCAATAGTATCATGATTTTCGATATTCACTACCGGCTTATATTCTGAAGTTTTAAGCCACTTCTGCCATGCTTGTTCAGCTTTGGGCGTTAATAGATTTTGCGCTTCAAACCCTTGCTCTAATGCGAATTGCTTTGCGCCTTCACCAGCTAACATGATATGCGGTGTTTCTTCCATCACCTTTCTAGCAACAGAAATAGGATGCATGATATCCTTTAAAAAAACCACGGCACCGCAATCGCCTTTTTCATCCATAATACATGCATCAAGCGTTACATTGCCTTCGCGATCAGGTCTTCCCCCATAACCAACGGTCATATTATTAGGATCTGCTTCCTCTACTTTTACCCCTGCCTCTACTGCATCTAAAGCATATCCGCCTGATTCTAACACATCCCAGGCCGCTTCATTGGCATCATCGGATGTGTGCCATGTTGCAATCACAATGGGCTTCGATATTTTTATTGTATCTATAGAATCGCAGCCATTTGTTAGAAATGGTACTCCCCCCAACAACCCTGTCTTTAAAAACTTTCTTCTATCCATAACCTTAATAAACTTACCCTCAATATTTGGGCAAGCTAACTGAACTACACCTTTAATCCAATTCTGCGTCTTTTAAAAACTCAATAAACGCCTGAACAGCCCTTCCTCTATGGCTAATATTGTTTTTGATTGCCGCATCTAATTCCGCAAAGGTCTTTTCATAACCTGTTGGCTGAAACACCGGATCGTACCCAAAACCATTTTCACCCCTTTTATCTAGAGTGATATCTCCTTCACAAATGCCATCAAAAGTATACTCTTTATCATCATCCACTAAGGCAATTACTGTTCTGAATTGGGCACTTCTATTCTTCTCATCCGACAAGGCCCCTAATAGCTTCATCACATTGTCATTATAAGTAGCATCTTCCCCTGCGTATCGCGCTGAATAGACTCCAGGTGCTCCATCCAATGCTTCCACTTCTAGCCCTGTGTCATCAGAAAGTGCTGGTATTCCAGTAACCTTATTTACATATCGTGCTTTTTTAAGTGCATTGCCTTCTAAGGTATCTTGATCTTCAACTACATCTACTAAATCAGGGATATCTAAGGCTGATACTAATTCGATACCAAGCGGAGCCAAAATGGCTCTCATCTCTTCAATTTTATTTTTATTTCTAGTGGCGAGTATGACTCTATTCAGCATCTTTTCTCGGAAATAATTTATAGTAAAGATTAATGGCACTTCCTACGGTTAACATCCCATTCAAGACGATGTAAACTAGTTCGTTTATGAGCACAGAATGAACTGTGAGTAATAAACTTGAAGAAACATACATCAAAATAAACGCGAGGCTTATGTCCGTTTTACCTGCCTTAATGGTTTGAAGTGTCTGAGGGATCCAAGCCCCTATCAGGATTGCAAAACCCGTCCAGCCTAAAATTTCAATTCCACTCATCGCATATCCTTCAAAATATCTTGAATAGCGGTATTACTGAGTCTTGGACCGAATTGAGAAACGACTTTTGAAGATGCAAGACTAGCTAATTTACCTGAGCCGGCATAGCTATGGCCATTGGTGATTCCATATAAAAATGTACCTGCAAACATATCGCCTGCTCCGTTGGTATCAACAGCATTTACTTGGTATGGCTCGATATCAACAAAGGTATCGCCGTCAAAAATCATAGCCCCGTTTTTACCTTGGGTAATAACAAATCGCTTAGCTACTTCTTTTAGCTTTTCACGAGCATCCATCACATCTGATGACTCTGTAAATACCATCGCTTCTTCTTCATTACAGAATAATAAGTCAACACTATCACCAATCACTTCTCTAAATGGAGCTTTAAATCCTTCTACTATTGACGGATCTGAAAGTGTAATAGACGTTTTAACGCCATTCTCTTCAGCGATTTTTTTGGTAAGCTTCATCGCTTCAAAAGCAGTTGGCGATGCAACGAGGTAACCTTCTAAATAAACATACTCTGAAGCTTTAATGGCTTCTTCATTAACCTCTGCAACAGACAAAGACGTCGTAATGCCTAAATAAGTATTCATGGTACGGTCGGCATCGTCTGTAACCATCACTAGGCACTTACCAGTAATTCCATCCTCACGATCAGCGTTGTCGAGGTTGGTTGCAATTCCAGCATTCGACAAATCATTCAAGTAAAAATCGCCGAACTCATCGTTAGCTACTTTACAGGAGTAAAATGCTTTGCCGCCGAATTGAGACACCGCCATTACAGTATTAGCCGCAGAACCACCTGACTTTTTACCAACACTCTTATTGTTGATAGCTCCCAACAACTGAAACTGTGTCTCTTCGTCTACTAAAGTCATAAGCCCTTTAGCAATACCATGCTCGTTCAAAAACTCTTCTTTAACTTCTACATCGATATCTACTAAAGCATTTCCAATTCCGTAGACGTTGTATTTCTTTGTCATATTTAAATAATCGTTCAATTAATAATCTTTTGACTCAAACCGAGGTGGGCGTGAATACCATTCCGTTCCGTTTCTCGAACCTCTAAAAGTACGAATATTTAATAGAAAGTGGGGTACTAATCTTGTTTGCTAAAACCTTAAAAAGAACAACTAATCTTAATTCAGTTTTGTTACTTTCCTCACCATGAAAGATTTCAAGACTTTTTTAATTCAACGGCTGCAACAATCTCTACCAGGAGCAAACGCTCAAAATTTAATGCGTCCTATTCCAGAACATGAAAAATCTGGAAGGCTTGCTTATTCTCCGAAAGACCAGAATTTTAGGAATAGCAGTGTTCTTGTTCCCATAATTACTTGGAAGGATGAACTTGAAATCATATTTACCCTAAGAGCATCAGGTATAAAGCACGCTGGGCAAATCAGCTTTCCTGGCGGAGGGCGTGAAGGTGATGAAAGTTTTGAGGAAACAGCCATTCGCGAAGCCCATGAAGAAATTGGCTTACAAATGGATAATGTAGAAACAATAGGTAGCTTATCGCCATTGTATATTAACCATTCAGAGCATTTAGTAACCCCTATTGTAGGCTTCCTTCATTCTGAACAAGAGTTTTGTGCAAACCCTAACGAAGTAGATGAAATTTTTACAGTTCCAATTTCGATGTTTTTGAAAGATGAAATCAATAGAACTGAAGATTGGAACCTGCGAGAAATAAACTATAAAGTGCCATTATGGGAAGTACATGAAGTACCACTTTGGGGTGCAACCGCGATGATGTTAAGTGAATTCGTTGAAATATATCGAGAATTTCATTCGCACATTAACCATTCTGCCTCATAAGCTTAGCGACATCTCTGCCCAATTGCATACCTAAAGCAACCCCCATTCCACTTAAACCAACGGCAATAAAAGCTTGATCACCTATAGGCTCTAGCTTATAAGCTTTTGATGGAGTGAAACCCATAATTCCCGACCACTCACGGTCGATTTTCCAACCATTCGGTAATTGGAGTACATCATTGGCAAACTCAATTAAATGAGCTTTAATGGATGGATTGATTCCAAAATTCACGGTCTCTTCTTCACTTTTAGCTTGATTCCGTGCTCCACCCAACAACAATCTGTCTTCCCCTAGATTTCTAAAATAAATATACCCTTCATCCACGTGGAAGGTGCCTTTCCAAGATAAGTGGTCTATTGGCTTTGTGATGAATACATATCCTCTACCTGGAGTTACTTCTAGATCTGGCAAAAGATTTTTACTGAAGGCATTCGTTGCCACTAGTAATTGTTCGCATGCTATAATCCAATCATTAGCTAAGCTAATTGATTTTCGATCTTCTGAGATAGCATTCACTTCTGTTTCCCAACGAAACTCCACCCCTACATTAATTGCTTTTTGATGAAGTGTTTTTAATGCCTTCCCGGGATGTAAAAGCCCTTCAACTCTATTGAAAATCCCTTTATACCCCTGATACTCTCCAAGCTTATAAACCTCTTCTTCTCCAATAGTTTGTTCCATCCACTCATTTAATTGAGGCACAAACTCCGCCACTTGGTCATACTCGCTTTGCTCTGTGAAAATCTCCCAACCGCCTACACTACCGTAGTCCATATTTTCATCACCAATGGTCTCTCGAAGAAGGTTTAGCCCAGCATATCGGCTTTTCACTCTTTGCATTACGGCCGACTTATCTTCTAACTCAAGATCACTCTTCAACTCCCCCACACTACCGATGCAAGCAAATCCAGCATTGCGTGTACTTGCTCCTATGGGGAAAATGCCACGATCTAGCACCAGTACTTTTTTATTGGGCTGATTGAGTTTATAAAAATAAGCAGCCGACATACCGGTAAGTCCCGCCCCTATGATGACCACATCATATTTTTGATTATAGAGCTCTTCTTCCCAATACGATCTGTTTTGCCCTGTCATCGGTTACTTTGTATTTAATACTAATGAAGCCATGAGTGGGGCTGCCGTTAAGAAGAAACGATCATCCACATTGTATTTTGGGTGATGCCACACATAGGTAGAATCGGATTCTTCACTTCCACTACCTACAAAGAAAAATGCTCCTGGAAAATGCTCTTGATAGAAGGCGAAGTCTTCGCCAGCCATACTTGGGCGTTCCAAATCAATAACTGCATCTTCCCCGAACAAAGCATTTGTTTGCTCAAGTACATTAAGCGCTTCTTGCTCTGAATTAATTACTGCTGGGTACCCTTGTTTAAATTTAAAGGTATAACTGCCACCAGCTGCTTCAGTGATACCTTTCAACAAGGCTTCGAGTTTTTGCTCGATTAATTTTTTAGTGGATTTGCTGAAAGTTCGCACCGTGCCCAACATCTTCACACTTTCAGGAATGATGTTATAGGTAGTCCCTCCTTCAATTTTACCAATAGTAATAACCGCTGATTCTGTTGGATCAACATTTCTACTAATGATGCTTTGCACGCCACTAACGAATTGGGAAGCTAATACAATTGGGTCTATAGCTTCATGAGCACGCGCTGCATGCCCTCCTTTCCCAATTATCTCAATTTCGATTTCATCAGGACTTGCCATAAGGGGTCCAACTCGAGTTGCTACCGTTCCCGGAGCATGACTTGGCGAAGTATGTAAACCATACACGGCGCTTACATTCTGTGATTGCAAATAACCAGTCTCACATAAAAGCTTACCACCTCCAGGCAAACGCTCTTCACCTGGTTGAAATACGAGTAGTACTCGCCCCTCTATTTCGTCACGAAGCTCCATCAAAATGGTAGCCACACCTAATAAATTTGAGGTGTGTGCATCATGACCACAGCAATGAGCCACTCCTTCTACTTTCGAATAAAACTCTTTTTTAAAATCCCCTTCTTCTTGAATGGGTAGAGCATCAATATCAGCTCGAAGTGCAATTACGCGATCAGATTTCTTAGCTCCTTCAATAATGCCCACACACCCTGTTTCTAGTGGACTCTCGTAAGGAATGCCCAGATCGTCTAACCGAGATTTTATGTACTTGGTAGTTTCAAATTCTTGGTAACTCAATTCTGGATGCTGATGAAGATATTTCCGGGTACCCACCATTTCTTGGAAATATTTCAGAGCTAATTCTTTTATTCGTGCGTGCATTTTATCTATCTAATTTCGTAGTAAATCCAATAATACGGTTTAAATTTCTAATGTGTAACTTTAGAGGTTAAGGTTCGTAGGTAACCGGCACTAATATTTTAAAACGAAGGACATGAAATCTAGATCTTGGGAAATCATTGTTGCAGGGCTTTTTCTTTTTTTTGTTGCAGTATTTATTACCAACAAAAATGATTCAAAAACTCATGATCAGTACACCTTGCAGGAGCCACCTAAACCTCCTATGCCTCCACATATCCCCAACCCTTCATTTACCATAGATGTGGATGATTTTTCCGATGCTCAAAGCATGGAGGAATTCAAAAATTTAGATTCCATGGCGGATCTAGATAAACTCAGAAAGCTTTCAGCACTTATTCCCAAAGAAACCAATGATGAATTAAAAGCAGAGTTCGACAAAGTATTAGCAGAGCTAGAAAAAGAAGACATCAAGATCGAATTTAATTTTGAAGAAGGCTTAATTCGAATCAATAAAGAATATAAAGTTAGAAAAGGTGAGTGGAGCGAAATCTCCTCTGGTGTTTATACTTTTACAGAGGAATTCGACGCTACTACACTTAAAAATGCACGCCTTCTTACTCAAAGCGGGTCGCTTATTATTCAGGGTAAAGATACTGAAAAAGCATCCATCAGTATTAATGCTTCAGGTCAAATCGACAATACAGATTATCTAGACGAGCTTATTCAATCGACAATAATTGTTGAAAAAGAAGCACTAAATATCGACCTCAACTTAAATCAAGGTATTGAGTCTCCTAATATTCAGTTGCAAACCACTTTAACTGTTCCTATTAATACCAACATTACTGGATATACAGCCGGTGGCCATATTGAGATGGACTTCATCTCTGGAAAGCACAACCTTCATACTCTTGGTGGGAATATCAGACTAAAAGATATTGATGGTGTAACGACGGCTTTAACTGAAGGTGGGCGTATTACCTTAAACGACTCGGAAGGCACGATGACCTTAGAATCTTTAGGAGGTCATCTGATAGTTGATAATTTTGCAGGTGCTCTAGTAATGAAAACTACCGGGGGTAATATTAAAGCCACTGAAACTAGAGGGCAGGTTTCGGTAATTTCAGGTGGTGGCCCCATTTTTCTTCAGTTAAATGAGCTAAACGCTGATGTAAATATTGAAAATGGTGCTGGCCAAATTGAATTACATATTCCATTAAACAGTTCAGCAAATCTGGATATTACAGCTACTAAAATTGATCTACATTCTGGCTTCTCATTTTCTGGCGACCGAAAAAAACAGCGATTGGTGGGCAAAATTGCAGACGGTGGGCCAGAAGTAAATATTAAGACTGGATATGGAACTGTTCTTATAAGCCAAAATGACTGAACAAAATAATCGGATCCATACTACAAAAGATGGATCTACTACTCTTTATTCAGAAGCCTTCGATCAATACTACCATAACCCTAATGGGGCTTTATCCGAAAGCAAACAGGTTTTCTTTGAAACCTCTGGGGTGGTGCAATGCATCCAAGACCATCAAGATTTTAATGTGCTTGAAGTAGGCTTTGGAACAGGTCTAAATTTTCTACTTTTACTTAACTATTGTTTAGAAGCTGAATCAACCTCTACCATTCATTTTTACACTGTTGAAGCTTTTCCCATTACTTCTGATACGGCAGCACAATTCGACTTTTCTGATTTAGAACATCACACGTTACTCACTCCTTTGCTAACCGATGTTTTTAAATCTCTAAAAGCGGGAATGAATAGCTTTAAACTACTTCCTGACTTAGATGTGTTTCTTCATGTGTATTATGGCCCATTTAGCCAATTCCAGTTCAATGAAGTAGCAGCTAGTTTCATTTTTCATGATCCATTCTCTCCTGAAGTGAACGATGAATTGTGGACATCCAATACATTTGAGACTTTAAAAAGCTTTTCTGCACCTACATGTACTCTAACTACTTACTGTGCAGCAAGTAAAGCCCGAGCAGCCATGGCTTATGCAGGGTGGTATGTTGCCAAAACCCGAGGTGCTTTGGGAAAGCGAGAAATGACCATCGCCTCTACATCCGAAGATAATCTAGTTCCGTTCAAACGTGTGAATGAGGAGAAACTCATTCAGAGATATAAAGACGGTGATTTCAGCTAAAGCTGATATATCTTAGGTTTCGAATTCCTTCTAAACCAGCGATGTTCTGCACTTCTTGATCTTCCAAGACTTTATCTACATTCAAGGCGGTTATAGCACTCGAGCCTTTTTCAGATCTACCCA harbors:
- a CDS encoding M20 metallopeptidase family protein — its product is MHARIKELALKYFQEMVGTRKYLHQHPELSYQEFETTKYIKSRLDDLGIPYESPLETGCVGIIEGAKKSDRVIALRADIDALPIQEEGDFKKEFYSKVEGVAHCCGHDAHTSNLLGVATILMELRDEIEGRVLLVFQPGEERLPGGGKLLCETGYLQSQNVSAVYGLHTSPSHAPGTVATRVGPLMASPDEIEIEIIGKGGHAARAHEAIDPIVLASQFVSGVQSIISRNVDPTESAVITIGKIEGGTTYNIIPESVKMLGTVRTFSKSTKKLIEQKLEALLKGITEAAGGSYTFKFKQGYPAVINSEQEALNVLEQTNALFGEDAVIDLERPSMAGEDFAFYQEHFPGAFFFVGSGSEESDSTYVWHHPKYNVDDRFFLTAAPLMASLVLNTK
- the mnmD gene encoding tRNA (5-methylaminomethyl-2-thiouridine)(34)-methyltransferase MnmD, which produces MTEQNNRIHTTKDGSTTLYSEAFDQYYHNPNGALSESKQVFFETSGVVQCIQDHQDFNVLEVGFGTGLNFLLLLNYCLEAESTSTIHFYTVEAFPITSDTAAQFDFSDLEHHTLLTPLLTDVFKSLKAGMNSFKLLPDLDVFLHVYYGPFSQFQFNEVAASFIFHDPFSPEVNDELWTSNTFETLKSFSAPTCTLTTYCAASKARAAMAYAGWYVAKTRGALGKREMTIASTSEDNLVPFKRVNEEKLIQRYKDGDFS
- a CDS encoding NAD(P)/FAD-dependent oxidoreductase, which gives rise to MTGQNRSYWEEELYNQKYDVVIIGAGLTGMSAAYFYKLNQPNKKVLVLDRGIFPIGASTRNAGFACIGSVGELKSDLELEDKSAVMQRVKSRYAGLNLLRETIGDENMDYGSVGGWEIFTEQSEYDQVAEFVPQLNEWMEQTIGEEEVYKLGEYQGYKGIFNRVEGLLHPGKALKTLHQKAINVGVEFRWETEVNAISEDRKSISLANDWIIACEQLLVATNAFSKNLLPDLEVTPGRGYVFITKPIDHLSWKGTFHVDEGYIYFRNLGEDRLLLGGARNQAKSEEETVNFGINPSIKAHLIEFANDVLQLPNGWKIDREWSGIMGFTPSKAYKLEPIGDQAFIAVGLSGMGVALGMQLGRDVAKLMRQNG
- a CDS encoding DUF4097 family beta strand repeat-containing protein — translated: MKSRSWEIIVAGLFLFFVAVFITNKNDSKTHDQYTLQEPPKPPMPPHIPNPSFTIDVDDFSDAQSMEEFKNLDSMADLDKLRKLSALIPKETNDELKAEFDKVLAELEKEDIKIEFNFEEGLIRINKEYKVRKGEWSEISSGVYTFTEEFDATTLKNARLLTQSGSLIIQGKDTEKASISINASGQIDNTDYLDELIQSTIIVEKEALNIDLNLNQGIESPNIQLQTTLTVPINTNITGYTAGGHIEMDFISGKHNLHTLGGNIRLKDIDGVTTALTEGGRITLNDSEGTMTLESLGGHLIVDNFAGALVMKTTGGNIKATETRGQVSVISGGGPIFLQLNELNADVNIENGAGQIELHIPLNSSANLDITATKIDLHSGFSFSGDRKKQRLVGKIADGGPEVNIKTGYGTVLISQND